The following are from one region of the Hemibagrus wyckioides isolate EC202008001 linkage group LG24, SWU_Hwy_1.0, whole genome shotgun sequence genome:
- the elfn1a gene encoding protein ELFN1 yields MISRKASMACSGGVVMSAFIWSMAIIYLTHIGGVRGDCWLIEGEKGFVWLAICSQNQPPYEAIPQHINSTIVDLRLNENKIKSIHYSALSRFANLTYLNLTKNDISYIEDGAFSAQFNLQVLQLGFNKLRNLTEGILRGLGKLQYLYLQANLIETVTPNAFWECPNIENIDLSMNRIQVLDGNTFTSLTKLTTCELYTNPFNCSCELLGFVKWLSVFPNRTNERMVCDSPAGVSGYSLLSQNPNNPTQRNALHMLSTVCTEDYVTPYIPVPPETTTFSPDVTPCELEDCPSGSEPEEISISPTYPDLDVKPIMKLKQVSHTNAIINVQIPHPFKKMYILVLYNNSFFTDIQNLKRQKEDIELKNLKPHTEYTYCVASIRNSLRYNHTCLKLSTGPRTGRVREANDSTATHYIMTILGCLFSMVIVLGMVYYCLRKKRYQDEKHKKAGSMKKNIIELKYGGELEGGTISRMSQKQMMAGESMSRMPYLPSGSEMDQYKIQDLSDTPKMAKGNYMDVRTGEHQDRRECEMPMPSNSQGSVAEISTIAKEVDKVNQIINNCIDALKSESTSFQGVKSGAVSTAEPQLVLISEQPQSKSGFLSPVYKDSYHHSLQRHHSSNTSPKRPSTATGGPMRSPRPYRSEGAYKSESKYIEKTSPTGETIMTITPAAAILRAEAEKIRQYSEHRHSYPDAQIEELEGPENRKASILEPLTRPRPRDLAYSQLSPQYHNLSYSSSPEYYCKPTHSIWERFKLHRKRHKDEEYMAAGHALRKKVQFAKDEDLHDILDYWKGVSAQHKS; encoded by the coding sequence ATGATTTCCAGAAAGGCATCCATGGCTTGTAGTGGTGGTGTCGTGATGAGTGCCTTCATCTGGTCTATGGCCATAATCTATCTGACTCACATAGGTGGAGTGAGAGGGGACTGCTGGCTTATTGAAGGGGAAAAGGGCTTTGTGTGGTTGGCCATCTGCAGCCAAAACCAGCCACCTTATGAGGCCATCCCTCAGCATATCAACAGCACCATTGTGGACCTTCGCTTAAATGAAAATAAGATTAAAAGTATCCATTACTCTGCCCTCAGCCGCTTTGCCAACCTAACATACCTGAACCTAACAAAGAATGACATTAGCTATATAGAGGATGGGGCTTTTTCAGCTCAATTCAACTTACAGGTACTCCAGCTAGGTTTCAATAAACTGCGTAACCTAACAGAAGGGATTCTCAGGGGGTTGGGAAAGCTGCAGTACCTCTACCTCCAGGCCAACCTGATTGAGACTGTGACACCCAATGCCTTTTGGGAGTGCCCAAACATTGAAAACATAGACCTCTCTATGAATCGCATTCAGGTGCTAGATGGGAACACCTTCACCAGCCTCACCAAGTTGACCACCTGTGAGCTTTACACCAACCCCTTCAACTGCTCTTGTGAGCTTCTGGGGTTTGTTAAGTGGCTGTCAGTCTTCCCCAACAGAACGAATGAACGGATGGTATGTGATTCTCCTGCAGGCGTTTCTGGTTACAGTCTACTAAGCCAGAATCCGAACAATCCTACTCAGCGCAATGCACTGCATATGCTGTCCACTGTGTGCACGGAGGACTATGTGACTCCGTATATCCCTGTGCCTCCTGAGACCACAACTTTCTCTCCAGATGTTACCCCTTGTGAGCTGGAGGACTGTCCCTCTGGTAGTGAGCCAGAGGAAATAAGCATTAGTCCCACTTACCCAGACCTTGATGTGAAACCAATCATGAAGCTGAAACAAGTCTCCCACACAAATGCAATCATTAATGTTCAGATCCCCCATCCCTTTAAGAAAATGTACATccttgttttatataacaaCAGCTTCTTCACAGACATTCAAAATCTGAAACGGCAAAAGGAAGATATCGAGTTAAAGAACCTGAAACCTCACACTGAATATACCTACTGTGTGGCTTCCATACGCAATTCTTTGCGTTATAACCATACCTGTCTCAAATTGTCTACAGGCCCCAGAActgggagagtgagagaggctAATGATTCAACAGCCACTCACTACATAATGACCATTCTAGGATGCCTTTTCAGCATGGTCATTGTTTTAGGAATGGTCTACTATTGCTTAAGAAAGAAAAGGTACCAAGATGAAAAGCACAAAAAGGCAGGTAGTATGAAGAAGAACATAATAGAGCTCAAATATGGAGGTGAACTGGAGGGAGGGACTATATCCAGGATGTCTCAAAAGCAAATGATGGCTGGGGAGAGTATGTCTCGCATGCCGTATTTGCCTTCTGGGAGTGAGATGGATCAGTACAAAATTCAGGACTTAAGTGATACCCCAAAAATGGCTAAGGGCAACTATATGGATGTGAGAACTGGGGAGCACCAAGACCGAAGAGAGTGTGAGATGCCTATGCCAAGCAATAGTCAGGGCTCTGTTGCTGAGATCTCCACAATTGCAAAAGAGGTGGACAAAGTCAACCAGATTATTAACAACTGCATAGATGCTCTGAAGTCAGAATCAACTTCTTTCCAAGGAGTCAAATCTGGAGCTGTTTCAACAGCAGAGCCCCAGTTAGTTTTGATCTCAGAGCAGCCCCAGAGCAAGTCTGGCTTTCTGTCCCCTGTTTACAAGGATAGTTACCACCACTCTTTACAGAGACACCACTCCTCAAACACCTCCCCAAAGCGCCCCAGCACGGCAACCGGTGGTCCCATGCGTAGTCCGAGGCCTTACCGCTCTGAGGGAGCATACAAGTCAGAGTCTAAATACATAGAGAAGACTTCACCTACAGGTGAGACCATCATGACCATTACTCCAGCTGCCGCTATACTGAGAGCAGAGGCAGAGAAGATACGTCAATACAGTGAACACAGACACTCCTACCCTGATGCCCAAATTGAGGAGCTTGAGGGACCGGAGAATCGCAAAGCATCCATCCTGGAGCCTCTGACACGGCCTCGGCCCAGAGACTTGGCTTATTCTCAGCTCTCTCCCCAGTACCATAACCTCAGCTACTCCTCCAGCCCTGAGTATTACTGCAAACCAACTCACAGCATCTGGGAGCGCTTCAAGCTCCACCGCAAACGTCACAAAGATGAGGAATACATGGCAGCGGGCCATGCTCTGCGTAAAAAAGTGCAGTTTGCAAAGGATGAGGACCTGCATGACATTCTAGATTACTGGAAAGGTGTGTCAGCCCAGCATAAATCTTAA